The DNA segment CCCGACGACGTTTGCGAAGCGGAACGAGGCGCCGCGGAGGCCGTACGCGTGGCAGTACCCGCCGAGGATGGCCTCGGAGGCCATCTTGCCGGCCCCATAGAGCCCGATGGGCGCAAGGGGGGCGGTCTCGGGCGTGGGGATCGTCGCCGCCTCGCCGTAGACCGTGCTGCTGCTTGCAAACGCGATCTCGTCGAGGTCGTGCGTGCGCGCCGCCTCCGCCACGTAGAGCGTGGCGACGGCGTTTGCCGTCACGTGCCCGACGGCGTCGTCGGCGGCCGTGCGGACCTCCGGGTCGGCGGCCAGGTGGAAGACGCCCTCGGCGCCGCGCAGGGCCGCCAGGACCTCGCCGGGGCGCCTTACGTCGCCGGGTTGCACGTGGAACGCCGGGCTTCCCCGGAGGGGCCGGATGCGAGCGTCGCCGTGGACGAAGAGGTCGAAGCAGACGACCTCGTGGCCGTCGCGCAGGAGCGACTCGCACAAGGCGGAGCCGACGAAGCCGGCGCCTCCGGTCACCACGACGCGCGCCAACGTCAGCGCCTCCGCACGATCGCCATCGCGTGGTCCTCCTCGAACGGCTCCAGCCGCACGATCTCCAGCACGTCGACCTCCTGCTGCAGCCGCGCGCGGACCTCCTTGAACACCTCGGCGGGCTCGCGCGCGACGTCGATGGACCGCGATTTCACGGCAAGCATCGCGTGCGCGGGCGCAAACGCCCGCACGTTGCGCAGGAAGAGGCCCGCCTGGTCGCGCTGCGCCACGTCCATGTAGAGCGTGTCCACGCGCCCCACGAGGGCGGCGTACGTTTCCGGGCGCGCGACGTCGGCGAGGATCGGGACCATGTTCGGCCGCTTGTAGCACACGTTGAGGAGATCGCGGAAGGCGCGCGGCGAGAACTCGACGCACCAGACGGCCGCCTGCCGGCACACGTCGGACACGTGGCTTGCCGTCGTGCCGTTGGCCGCCCCGAGGTAGAGCACGTTCGTGCGGGGACCCAGCGGGAAGGTCCGCACGCCCTTCAGGATCGCGGCCGCAAGCTTGCTGCGGCGGGGATCCCACACGCGCAGCTCGTCCTCCCCCACCCCGAGCACGGTCTCGCCGTACACCCGCGAGCCCGGCGCGAGGTTTCGCGTGGCCACGCGACGGTCGTCGAGCTCCACCACGCCGGGGAACCGCTCGTGCGATCGTCCTTTGCCCGCCGAGGCGCGCGGCTCGCGCAGCCGGCCCACGTCAGCGGCCTCCCGTGCGAGGGGGACCCCGCCGCGGCGGCCGTCGCGTCGGCGAGGCGCGCGTGCGCCGGACCTCCGCGACGCGCTTGTCGAGCGCCGCCGCAAGATCGGAGCGCACGTCGGCGCCCGTGAAGGCATCGGCGCGGGCCGCCACGGCGATCTTGTTCGAGAGCGCGCGCGCCATCGCGCCGCGCTGGTGCCGCGGCGCCCGGTGCACGAGCGGGTGCACGAAGATGGCGCCGTGCTTGGGGGGCGCCTTGCCCTCGCGCAGGTGGCGGAAGATCGCCTTCTCCGCGCCCAAGATCTGGATCGTGCCGCCGCTCATGCTGGCCAGCTGCGACAGTCCCCCGGCAAGCGCGATGAGGCGCGCGCCAAGCGCCGCGCCGGCCAAGGCCGAGAGGTTGGGCGCCATCTCGGGCATCGCGGCTTCGAGGTAGCGCTCGATGCGGCCGCGCGTGTCGTAGAGGGTCGAGAGGGCGCGCGCGAGGTCGCGCGCGGCCTGCGCCTCGCGCTCGCCCAGGGCCGCGCCGATCGAGTCGGGAAGGAGGGGGGCCCACCGGGGATCGGCCTTCGCGATGGCCTCCCGCGTGACGTGCGCGGAGACGAGCGCGGCGAACTCCTCGTGGCGCTCCACGCGGTCGGCAAGCTCCGGGAAGTGGAGGCCGTACCATTCGCGCAGCCGCTCGGCGAGCGCGTTTGCCACGTCGGCCAGGTCGTCGAGCGTCGCGACGGCCTGCACGAGGTGACGGTCGCGGCCCGCAAGCGCCTCGCGCGCGCGGTCGCGGGCCAGGCGCAGCATGGCCTCCCGGTAGAGCGCGTCGTCGAAGCCGCGCGAAGCGCCCTCGACCACGATCGGGGCCGCAAGGGGCGTCGCGCCCGGCACGGCGAGCAGCCGGGCGTCGCTTACGGCCACAGCGCCGCCCGCGCGCGCGCCAAGCTCCCGTTCCTCCTCCAGGAGCTCGCCGCGCTGCACGCGGGCCATGCGCGCGGCGATGGCGCCTGCGTCCTTGGGGAACAGCCGCTCGTCGACCGCGCGGCCGCCGGCGTCGAGCAGGAGGACGCCAAACCACCGCGTGCAGAGCCGGAGCATGCGCGCGCGGATGCGGGATCGACGCCAAAAACGTGCCGCTTGGCGGCCAGGCGGCGTGGCGACGCCAGGCTCGGTGCGTTTACCGCAAATGTTATCGCGCGCGCCCGGATTCGGCCCGGCATGGAGCGGGACCCGCCCACGTCCTTGACGACCCGGACCGTTCTGCGCATGGACCCGCCGCCGGAGCGGGAAACGTGGGGGCAAGCGCGCGCCCGCTGGTTCCGCACAAAGAGCGTGGAGGAGTTCGCCGACGACGCGCGCAAGAGCGGCCTCTCGAAGACGCTCTCCGCCTTCGACCTCACGATCCTTGGCCTTGGCGCCATCATCGGCGCGGGCATCTTCGCGCTCGTGGGCGTGGCCGCCGGCCGCGCGGGCCCCGGCGTCTCGCTGTCGTTTGTCATCGCCGGCTTCGCGTGCGCGCTCGCCGCGCTGTGCTACGCCGAATTCTCGAGCATGGTGCCCGTGGCGGGAAGCGCTTACACGTACACGTACGCGTCGCTCGGCGAGATCGTCGCGTGGATGGTCGGATGGAACCTCGTGCTCGAGTACGCCGTCGGCAACATCGCCGTCGCGGTCGCTTGGAGCGCGCACCTCGACGAGATCCTGCACGCCTTTGGCTCGGACATCCCGCACCAGTTCCTCCATCCGCCGCCCGAGGGCGTGTTCAACCTGCCGGCGATGCTCATCGTGCTCGCGGTCATGTTCATCCTCCTGCGGGGCGCCAAGGAGTCGGCGCGCGCGACGCTCCTTTTCGTCGGCGTGAAGGTGTTCGTGCTTCTCGCCGCCATCACGCTGGGCGCCTTCCTCGTGAACCCCGAGAACTTCGACCCGTTCCTGCCCTTTGGCGCCTTCGGGGCCGTGGCCGGCGCGGCCCTCATCTTCTTCGCCTTCATCGGATTCGACGCCGTCTCGACGGCCGCCGAGGAGACGAAGAACCCGTCCCGAGACGTGCCCATCGGCATCCTCGCGAGCCTTGGCATCTGCACGGCGCTCTACCTCCTCGTGGCGCTCGTCACGATCGGCCTTGTCGGCTGGGAGCCCATCGCTGACCACGGCGCGGCCGTGGCGCACGCCTTTGCGCTGCGGGGCGAGCCGTGGATGAGCCTCGTGATCGCCATGGGCGGCATCATCGGCATCACAAGCGTGCTCCTTGTCTTCCAGTTCGGCATGCCGCGCATCTTCTTCTCCATGGGGCGCGACGGCCTCCTGCCCGAGCGCGTCACGAAGGTCCACTCGGTGACGCGCGTGCCCTACGTCACCACGATCGCCGGCAGCGTCCTCGTGGCGCTCTTTGCCGGCTTCACGCCCATCCACTCGGCGGCCGAGCTCACGAACATCGGCACGCTGTTTGCGTTCGTGATCGTGTGCGCAGGCGTGATCGTGCTGCGCTACCGCGCTCCGCTTGCGCGCCGGCCGTTCCGCATCCCCGGCGGCATCGCCGTGCCGGTGGTGGGCATCCTCGTGCTGGGCGGCCTCATGCTCGCGCTTCCGACCGTGACGTGGATCCGGTTCGTGGCGTGGTGCGGCGTGGGCCTCATGATCTACGGGTTCTACGGGGCCCGCGCGGGCCGGCGCCGGCCGGCGCGCGAGTTCGTGGTCGTGGACCGCTAGGAGAATTACTGCGCACGTGCGCAGTAAAAATCTGGAGCGCCCCGGACGCACGCGACGGCGCTACTCGGCGCGCGCCTTGGCGGCCTTTTTCTTCGAGGCCTTCGGCTTGGCGCCGCCGCGCGCTTTCGCGGAGGGCTCGGCCTTGGCCGGCTTCTCGGGCTTCTCGAGCTTGGCCGCGAACCGGACGCCCACGTCCTTCTCGCTGAAGTCGATCGTCTTCGTGGGCTGCCAGCCGACGGTCTGCGCCGCCGCGGCGACCTCGTCGTCGAAGAAGGGCATGCCGCGCCGCTCTCGCTCCGACTCGTTGGGGATCACGACCCACACGGCGCCGTCCTCGGCGACCTGCTCG comes from the Candidatus Thermoplasmatota archaeon genome and includes:
- a CDS encoding fibrillarin-like rRNA/tRNA 2'-O-methyltransferase, encoding MREPRASAGKGRSHERFPGVVELDDRRVATRNLAPGSRVYGETVLGVGEDELRVWDPRRSKLAAAILKGVRTFPLGPRTNVLYLGAANGTTASHVSDVCRQAAVWCVEFSPRAFRDLLNVCYKRPNMVPILADVARPETYAALVGRVDTLYMDVAQRDQAGLFLRNVRAFAPAHAMLAVKSRSIDVAREPAEVFKEVRARLQQEVDVLEIVRLEPFEEDHAMAIVRRR
- a CDS encoding amino acid permease, whose translation is MERDPPTSLTTRTVLRMDPPPERETWGQARARWFRTKSVEEFADDARKSGLSKTLSAFDLTILGLGAIIGAGIFALVGVAAGRAGPGVSLSFVIAGFACALAALCYAEFSSMVPVAGSAYTYTYASLGEIVAWMVGWNLVLEYAVGNIAVAVAWSAHLDEILHAFGSDIPHQFLHPPPEGVFNLPAMLIVLAVMFILLRGAKESARATLLFVGVKVFVLLAAITLGAFLVNPENFDPFLPFGAFGAVAGAALIFFAFIGFDAVSTAAEETKNPSRDVPIGILASLGICTALYLLVALVTIGLVGWEPIADHGAAVAHAFALRGEPWMSLVIAMGGIIGITSVLLVFQFGMPRIFFSMGRDGLLPERVTKVHSVTRVPYVTTIAGSVLVALFAGFTPIHSAAELTNIGTLFAFVIVCAGVIVLRYRAPLARRPFRIPGGIAVPVVGILVLGGLMLALPTVTWIRFVAWCGVGLMIYGFYGARAGRRRPAREFVVVDR
- a CDS encoding NAD-dependent epimerase/dehydratase family protein, with protein sequence MARVVVTGGAGFVGSALCESLLRDGHEVVCFDLFVHGDARIRPLRGSPAFHVQPGDVRRPGEVLAALRGAEGVFHLAADPEVRTAADDAVGHVTANAVATLYVAEAARTHDLDEIAFASSSTVYGEAATIPTPETAPLAPIGLYGAGKMASEAILGGYCHAYGLRGASFRFANVVGPGLSHGVIYDFVAKLRANPAELEVLGDGTQRKSYVDLHDCVAARPARMPATRGYEAWNLGTDDWTTVRDIAEIVCAEMGAKDAVLRYAGGPDGRGWKGDVKTMRLDSSKLQATGWRATKTSRQAVENAARSLVASLRR
- a CDS encoding ribosomal biogenesis protein, which encodes MLRLCTRWFGVLLLDAGGRAVDERLFPKDAGAIAARMARVQRGELLEEERELGARAGGAVAVSDARLLAVPGATPLAAPIVVEGASRGFDDALYREAMLRLARDRAREALAGRDRHLVQAVATLDDLADVANALAERLREWYGLHFPELADRVERHEEFAALVSAHVTREAIAKADPRWAPLLPDSIGAALGEREAQAARDLARALSTLYDTRGRIERYLEAAMPEMAPNLSALAGAALGARLIALAGGLSQLASMSGGTIQILGAEKAIFRHLREGKAPPKHGAIFVHPLVHRAPRHQRGAMARALSNKIAVAARADAFTGADVRSDLAAALDKRVAEVRRTRASPTRRPPRRGPPRTGGR